One window of the Deltaproteobacteria bacterium genome contains the following:
- a CDS encoding glucose 1-dehydrogenase: MILDRFAMTGKVAIVTGASAGIGHGSALALAEAGAHVVLAARTADRLERAAHEIRKTGAEALALATDVNDAAQLARLVDAALNAFGRIDVLVNNAGGTAPSPALHLSLQDLEAAFHFNVGTAFQLSKLCAPHLAKNGGAIVNISSAMSYMVDPGFVAYGTAKAALSHMTRLLACEWAPKIRVNALAVGATVTEALGMFLNAMPEMRRQMTDLTPMARLGTPEDIALAVLYLSAPAGSWITGKVFEVDGGTVASNWPIKMASGL, from the coding sequence ATGATCCTCGATCGCTTCGCGATGACCGGGAAGGTCGCCATCGTGACCGGCGCGAGCGCCGGCATCGGCCACGGCAGCGCGCTCGCCCTCGCCGAGGCCGGAGCCCACGTCGTTCTCGCCGCCCGGACGGCCGACCGCCTCGAGCGTGCGGCGCACGAGATCCGCAAGACCGGCGCCGAGGCGCTCGCCCTCGCGACCGACGTCAACGACGCGGCCCAGCTCGCGCGTCTCGTCGACGCGGCGCTGAACGCCTTCGGCCGCATCGACGTCCTCGTGAACAACGCGGGCGGCACGGCGCCGAGCCCGGCGCTCCACCTGAGCCTGCAGGATCTGGAAGCGGCCTTCCATTTCAACGTCGGCACGGCCTTCCAGCTGAGCAAGCTCTGCGCGCCGCACCTCGCGAAGAACGGCGGCGCCATCGTGAACATCTCGAGCGCCATGTCGTACATGGTCGACCCAGGGTTCGTCGCGTACGGCACCGCGAAGGCGGCGCTCTCGCACATGACCCGCCTCCTCGCCTGCGAGTGGGCGCCGAAGATCCGGGTGAACGCGCTCGCCGTCGGCGCCACGGTGACCGAGGCGCTCGGCATGTTCCTGAACGCCATGCCCGAGATGCGGAGGCAGATGACCGATCTCACGCCGATGGCGCGGCTCGGGACGCCGGAGGACATCGCGCTCGCCGTGCTCTACCTGTCGGCGCCGGCGGGAAGCTGGATCACCGGCAAGGTCTTCGAGGTGGACGGCGGCACCGTCGCGTCGAACTGGCCGATCAAGATGGCGAGCGGGCTCTGA
- a CDS encoding zinc ribbon domain-containing protein, producing the protein MPVYEYVCRGCRHGFETLVLGSDVPTCPQCRATDLQRVLSVAAIGRSASATSSPAPAMGGGCGSCGDPRGPGACALD; encoded by the coding sequence GTGCCGGTCTACGAATACGTCTGTCGCGGGTGTCGTCATGGGTTCGAGACCTTGGTGCTCGGGAGCGACGTGCCGACCTGTCCGCAATGCCGCGCGACCGATCTGCAGCGCGTCCTCTCGGTGGCGGCCATCGGCCGGAGCGCGAGCGCGACCTCGAGCCCCGCACCCGCAATGGGCGGCGGATGCGGCAGCTGCGGCGATCCGCGCGGGCCGGGCGCGTGCGCGCTGGACTGA